A window from Bubalus kerabau isolate K-KA32 ecotype Philippines breed swamp buffalo chromosome 5, PCC_UOA_SB_1v2, whole genome shotgun sequence encodes these proteins:
- the CSKMT gene encoding citrate synthase-lysine N-methyltransferase CSKMT, mitochondrial isoform X2 → MVSAWHLVCGATPRAGAAISPLPLPAANNKGHSYCTKFVSAFFFSEAVGLGKLYASFHTADFANLHLDLRPQPEYGRHFHASFSGRPCRHLRMAALRRTLHLASLAAGTRRTVAGSLAGSCLADRSLWDKLHAQQRQGSVRTFDWFFGYEEAQGLLLPLLEKSWAASPPRVLDVGCGTSSLCTGLYTKCPHPVDLLGVDFSPVAVAHMNSLLEGGQGQTPLCPGHPESSLHFMQADGQNLQPVASSGSFQLVLDKGTWDAVARGGLPGAYQLLAECLRVLSPQGTLIQFSDEDPDVRLPCLEKGSQGWTVTVQELGPFRGITYFAYMVQGSD, encoded by the exons ATGGTGTCTGCTTGGCACTTG GTCTGTGGAGCCACCCCAAGAGCCGGAGCTGCCATATCCCCTCTTCCACTTCCCGCTGCAAACAATAAAGGTCATTCGTACTGTACTAAGTTTGTGTCCGCGTTCTTTTTTTCCGAAGCTGTAGGGTTAGGAAAGCTTTACGCGTCATTCCACACAGCGGATTTTGCAAATCTTCACTTGGATCTCAGGCCCCAGCCGGAGTACGGGCGACATTTTCACGCAAGTTTCTCTGGGCGACCTTGCCGGCACCTCCGGATGGCTGCTTTGCGCCGAACCCTCCATCTGGCGAGCCTGGCGGCGGGGACGCGCCGCACCGTGGCGG GTTCCCTGGCTGGTAGCTGCCTGGCGGACCGCTCCCTCTGGGATAAGCTCCACGCCCAACAGCGTCAGGGCAGCGTCCGCACCTTCGACTGGTTCTTTGGATACGAAGAAGCCCAGGGGCTCCTGCTGCCGCTGTTGGAGAAGTCATGGGCTGCCTCTCCACCCCGGGTGTTGGACGTGGGCTGTGGGACCTCCAGCTTGTGTACAGGCCTCTATACCAAATGCCCGCACCCCGTGGACCTGTTGGGGGTGGACTTCTCTCCCGTAGCTGTGGCCCACATGAACAGTCTACTGGAAGGTGGCCAAGGCCAAACACCCCTGTGCCCTGGACACCCTGAGTCAAGCCTCCATTTCATGCAGGCTGATGGCCAGAATCTGCAGCCAGTGGCTTCCTCAGGCTCCTTTCAGCTAGTACTGGACAAGGGCACCTGGGATGCTGTTGCCCGGGGTGGTCTGCCTGGGGCTTACCAGCTCCTGGCAGAATGTCTGAGGGTCCTAAGCCCCCAGGGGACCCTGATTCAGTTCTCAGATGAGGATCCTGATGTGCGGCTCCCCTGCCTAGAGAAAGGGTCCCAGGGCTGGACTGTGACTGTACAGGAGCTGGGCCCTTTCAGGGGCATCACCTACTTTGCTTACATGGTTCAAGGCTCTGACTAA
- the CSKMT gene encoding citrate synthase-lysine N-methyltransferase CSKMT, mitochondrial isoform X3: MAALRRTLHLASLAAGTRRTVAGSLAGSCLADRSLWDKLHAQQRQGSVRTFDWFFGYEEAQGLLLPLLEKSWAASPPRVLDVGCGTSSLCTGLYTKCPHPVDLLGVDFSPVAVAHMNSLLEGGQGQTPLCPGHPESSLHFMQADGQNLQPVASSGSFQLVLDKGTWDAVARGGLPGAYQLLAECLRVLSPQGTLIQFSDEDPDVRLPCLEKGSQGWTVTVQELGPFRGITYFAYMVQGSD; encoded by the exons ATGGCTGCTTTGCGCCGAACCCTCCATCTGGCGAGCCTGGCGGCGGGGACGCGCCGCACCGTGGCGG GTTCCCTGGCTGGTAGCTGCCTGGCGGACCGCTCCCTCTGGGATAAGCTCCACGCCCAACAGCGTCAGGGCAGCGTCCGCACCTTCGACTGGTTCTTTGGATACGAAGAAGCCCAGGGGCTCCTGCTGCCGCTGTTGGAGAAGTCATGGGCTGCCTCTCCACCCCGGGTGTTGGACGTGGGCTGTGGGACCTCCAGCTTGTGTACAGGCCTCTATACCAAATGCCCGCACCCCGTGGACCTGTTGGGGGTGGACTTCTCTCCCGTAGCTGTGGCCCACATGAACAGTCTACTGGAAGGTGGCCAAGGCCAAACACCCCTGTGCCCTGGACACCCTGAGTCAAGCCTCCATTTCATGCAGGCTGATGGCCAGAATCTGCAGCCAGTGGCTTCCTCAGGCTCCTTTCAGCTAGTACTGGACAAGGGCACCTGGGATGCTGTTGCCCGGGGTGGTCTGCCTGGGGCTTACCAGCTCCTGGCAGAATGTCTGAGGGTCCTAAGCCCCCAGGGGACCCTGATTCAGTTCTCAGATGAGGATCCTGATGTGCGGCTCCCCTGCCTAGAGAAAGGGTCCCAGGGCTGGACTGTGACTGTACAGGAGCTGGGCCCTTTCAGGGGCATCACCTACTTTGCTTACATGGTTCAAGGCTCTGACTAA
- the CSKMT gene encoding citrate synthase-lysine N-methyltransferase CSKMT, mitochondrial isoform X1, giving the protein MLKLKLQYFGHLMRRVDSLEKTLMLGGIGGRRRRGRQRMRWLDGITDSMDVCGATPRAGAAISPLPLPAANNKGHSYCTKFVSAFFFSEAVGLGKLYASFHTADFANLHLDLRPQPEYGRHFHASFSGRPCRHLRMAALRRTLHLASLAAGTRRTVAGSLAGSCLADRSLWDKLHAQQRQGSVRTFDWFFGYEEAQGLLLPLLEKSWAASPPRVLDVGCGTSSLCTGLYTKCPHPVDLLGVDFSPVAVAHMNSLLEGGQGQTPLCPGHPESSLHFMQADGQNLQPVASSGSFQLVLDKGTWDAVARGGLPGAYQLLAECLRVLSPQGTLIQFSDEDPDVRLPCLEKGSQGWTVTVQELGPFRGITYFAYMVQGSD; this is encoded by the exons atgctaaagctgaaactccaatactttggccacctcatgcgaagagttgactcactggaaaagaccctgatgctgggagggattgggggcaggaggagaaggggacgacagaggatgagatggctggatggcatcaccgactcgatggac GTCTGTGGAGCCACCCCAAGAGCCGGAGCTGCCATATCCCCTCTTCCACTTCCCGCTGCAAACAATAAAGGTCATTCGTACTGTACTAAGTTTGTGTCCGCGTTCTTTTTTTCCGAAGCTGTAGGGTTAGGAAAGCTTTACGCGTCATTCCACACAGCGGATTTTGCAAATCTTCACTTGGATCTCAGGCCCCAGCCGGAGTACGGGCGACATTTTCACGCAAGTTTCTCTGGGCGACCTTGCCGGCACCTCCGGATGGCTGCTTTGCGCCGAACCCTCCATCTGGCGAGCCTGGCGGCGGGGACGCGCCGCACCGTGGCGG GTTCCCTGGCTGGTAGCTGCCTGGCGGACCGCTCCCTCTGGGATAAGCTCCACGCCCAACAGCGTCAGGGCAGCGTCCGCACCTTCGACTGGTTCTTTGGATACGAAGAAGCCCAGGGGCTCCTGCTGCCGCTGTTGGAGAAGTCATGGGCTGCCTCTCCACCCCGGGTGTTGGACGTGGGCTGTGGGACCTCCAGCTTGTGTACAGGCCTCTATACCAAATGCCCGCACCCCGTGGACCTGTTGGGGGTGGACTTCTCTCCCGTAGCTGTGGCCCACATGAACAGTCTACTGGAAGGTGGCCAAGGCCAAACACCCCTGTGCCCTGGACACCCTGAGTCAAGCCTCCATTTCATGCAGGCTGATGGCCAGAATCTGCAGCCAGTGGCTTCCTCAGGCTCCTTTCAGCTAGTACTGGACAAGGGCACCTGGGATGCTGTTGCCCGGGGTGGTCTGCCTGGGGCTTACCAGCTCCTGGCAGAATGTCTGAGGGTCCTAAGCCCCCAGGGGACCCTGATTCAGTTCTCAGATGAGGATCCTGATGTGCGGCTCCCCTGCCTAGAGAAAGGGTCCCAGGGCTGGACTGTGACTGTACAGGAGCTGGGCCCTTTCAGGGGCATCACCTACTTTGCTTACATGGTTCAAGGCTCTGACTAA
- the C5H11orf98 gene encoding uncharacterized protein C11orf98 homolog has product MGAPSGKINRPRTELKKKLFKRRRVLNRERRLKHRVVGAVIDEGLITRHHLKKRASSARANITLSGKKRRKLLQQIRLAQKEKAAMEVEAPPKPTRTSDPQPRSKKKTKAPQDVDMEDLEDTS; this is encoded by the exons ATGGGCGCACCGAGTGGAAAGATCAACCGGCCGCGAACG GAGCTGAAGAAGAAGCTGTTCAAGCGACGACGAGTGTTGAACCGGGAGCGGCGACTGAAGCATCGGGTGGTCGGAGCTGTGATAGACGAAGGACTGATCACGCGGCACCACCTCAAGAAGCGGGC GTCCAGTGCACGTGCCAACATTACTCTGTCTGGGAAGAAGCGCAGAAAACTCCTCCAGCAGATCCGACTTgcccagaaagagaaagcagcCATGGAAG tggAAGCCCCTCCCAAGCCAACCAGGACTAGTGACCCACAGCCCAGatcaaaaaagaagacaaaagccCCCCAGGATGTAGATATGGAGGACCTTGAAGATACGAGCTAA
- the INTS5 gene encoding integrator complex subunit 5: MSALCDPPGAPGPPGPAPVTHGPAPLSAQELSQEIKAFLTGVDPVLGHQLSAREHARCGLLLLRSLPPARAAVLDHLRGVFDESVRAHLAALDENPVAGPPHLRPPPPSHVPAGGPGLEDVVQEVQQVLSEFIRANPKAWAPVISAWSIDLMGQLSSTYSGQHQRVPHATGSLNELLQLWMGCRATRTLMDIYVQCLSALIGSCPDACVDALLDTSVQHSPHFDWVVAHIGSSFPGTIISRVLSCGLKDFCVHGGAGGGAGGSGGGSSQTPSADPFPGSPAIPGEKRVPKIASVVGILGHLASRHGDSIRRELLRMFHDSLAGGTGGRSGDPSLQATVPFLLQLAVMSPALLGTVSGELVDCLKPPAVLSQLQQHLQGFPREELDNMLNLAVHLVSQASGAGAYRLLQFLVDTAMPASVITTQGLAVPDTVREACDRLIQLLLLHLQKLVHHWGPSLGEGLLSSPPPPRPVPFLDALRNHVGELCGETLRLERKRFLWQHQLLGLLSVYTRPSCGPEALGHLLSRARSPEELSLATQLYAGLVVSLSGLLPLAFRSCLARVHAGTLQPPFTARFLRNLALLVGWEQQGGEGPAALGARFGESASAHLSDLAPLLLHPEEEVAEAAASLLAICPFPPEALSPSQLLGLVRAGVHRFFASLRLHGPPGVASASQLLLRLSQTCPAGLKAVLQLLVEGALHRGNTELFGGEVDGDNETLSIVTAPLASASLLDTNRRHTAAVPGPGGIWSVFHAGVIGRGLKPPKFVQSRNQQEVIYNTQSLLSLLVHCCSAPGGTECVGCWGASTLSPEAAKAVAVTLVESVCPDAAGAELAWPPEEHARATVERDLRIGRRFREQPLLFELLKLVAAAPPALCYCSVLLRGLLAALLGHWEASRHPDTTHSPWHLEASCTLVAVMAEGSLLPPALGNMHEVFSQLAPFEVRLLLLSVWGFLREHGPLPQKFIFQSERGRFIRDFSREGGGEGGPHLAVLHSVLHRNIDRLGLFSGRFQAPLPSTLRQGT; this comes from the exons ATGTCTGCGTTGTGCGACCCTCCCGGGGCCCCAGGGCCTCCCGGTCCTGCCCCGGTCACTCACGGTCCCGCGCCGCTCAG TGCTCAGGAGCTGTCCCAGGAAATTAAGGCTTTTCTGACTGGTGTAGACCCTGTTCTGGGCCACCAGCTCTCTGCTAGGGAGCACGCTCGCTGTGGCCTTCTCCTGCTCCGCTCTTTGCCACCTGCTCGGGCTGCCGTGCTCGACCACTTGCGAGGTGTCTTCGATGAGAGTGTCCGGGCCCACCTGGCTGCCCTGGATGAAAACCCCGTGGCTGGCCCACCTCACCTCCGTCCACCGCCACCTTCCCATGTCCCTGCTGGGGGTCCTGGTCTAGAGGATGTGGTGCAGGAAGTGCAGCAGGTGCTGTCTGAGTTCATCCGGGCCAACCCGAAGGCCTGGGCACCTGTGATTAGTGCATGGTCCATTGACCTCATGGGGCAGCTGAGCAGCACTTACTCAGGCCAGCACCAGCGTGTGCCCCATGCCACTGGGTCTCTCAATGAATTGCTGCAGCTGTGGATGGGCTGTCGGGCCACACGCAcattgatggacatctatgttcAGTGCCTCTCGGCTCTCATTGGCAGTTGCCCAGATGCCTGTGTGGATGCCTTGCTGGATACCTCCGTCCAGCATTCCCCACACTTCGACTGGGTTGTGGCACATATTGGCTCCTCTTTTCCCGGCACCATCATCTCTCGAGTTCTCTCATGTGGCCTTAAGGACTTCTGCGTTCATGGTGGGGCTGGAGGTGGAGCTGGTGGCAGTGGTGGAGGCTCCTCTCAAACTCCCTCTGCAGACCCCTTCCCTGGATCTCCTGCCATCCCTGGGGAGAAACGGGTGCCCAAGATTGCCTCAGTTGTAGGCATCCTAGGGCACCTGGCCTCCAGGCATGGAGACAGCATCCGACGGGAGCTCCTCCGAATGTTCCACGATAGTCTGGCAGGGGGCACTGGTGGCCGGAGTGGGGACCCCTCCCTTCAGGCCACAGTTCCCTTCCTCCTGCAGCTAGCAGTCATGTCACCAGCTTTGCTGGGCACAGTCTCTGGAGAACTGGTAGACTGCCTTAAACCCCCAGCCGTGCTGAGTCAGCTGCAGCAACACCTGCAGGGATTTCCCCGAGAGGAGTTGGACAACATGCTGAACCTGGCCGTGCACCTGGTGAGCCAGGCCTCTGGGGCAGGTGCCTACCGCCTGTTGCAGTTCCTGGTGGACACAGCCATGCCTGCCTCTGTCATTACCACCCAGGGCCTGgctgtgccagacactgtacgCGAGGCATGTGACCGGCtgatccagctgctgctgctgcacctGCAAAAACTGGTTCATCACTGGGGACCGTCTCTAGGGGAGGGGTTGTTGAGTTCACCGCCACCCCCTCGCCCCGTGCCCTTTCTAGATGCGCTCAGAAACCACGTTGGAGAGCTGTGTGGAGAGACGTTACGTTTGGAACGGAAACGCTTCCTCTGGCAACACCAGCTCCTCGGCCTGCTCTCCGTCTATACCCGGCCTAGCTGTGGACCTGAGGCCTTGGGCCACCTCCTGAGCCGGGCCCGAAGCCCTGAAGAGTTGAGTCTGGCCACTCAGTTATATGCTGGGCTGGTGGTCAGTCTCTCTGGCCTCCTGCCCCTGGCCTTCCGAAGCTGCCTGGCTAGGGTACACGCAGGAACTTTGCAACCTCCCTTCACGGCCCGGTTCCTGCGCAACTTGGCGCTGCTTGTGGGGTGGGAGCAGCAAGGTGGTGAGGGTCCTGCGGCCCTAGGGGCCCGGTTCGGGGAGTCTGCCTCAGCTCATCTGTCTGACCTGGCTCCTCTCTTGCTCCATCCTGAGGAGGAAGTAGCCGAAGCTGCTGCCTCCCTCCTGGCCATTTGTCCCTTCCCCCCAGAAGCCCTGTCCCCTTCCCAACTCTTGGGACTGGTGAGAGCTGGAGTGCATCGCTTCTTTGCTTCTCTGAGGCTGCACGGCCCCCCAGGGGTGGCTTCCGCCTCCCAGCTTCTTTTGCGCCTCTCCCAGACCTGCCCGGCGGGGCTCAAAGCTGTGCTGCAGCTGCTAGTTGAGGGAGCCTTACATCGTGGCAACACAGAACTATTTGGAGGGGAAGTGGATGGGGACAATGAGACTCTCTCCATTGTGACAGCTCCTTTGGCGTCTGCCTCCCTGTTGGACACAAACCGGCGGCACACTGCAGCTGTACCAGGTCCTGGAGGGATTTGGTCTGTGTTCCACGCTGGAGTCATCGGTCGTGGCCTTAAACCACCCAAGTTTGTCCAGTCACGCAATCAGCAAGAAGTTATCTACAACACCCAGAGCCTCCTCAGCCTCCTGGTGCACTGCTGCAGTGCCCCTGGGGGTACTGAATGTGTAGGCTGCTGGGGGGCTTCCACCCTGAGCCCAGAGGCAGCCAAAGCAGTGGCAGTGACTTTGGTGGAGAGTGTGTGTCCTGATGCAGCTGGTGCAGAGCTAGCCTGGCCTCCTGAGGAGCATGCCCGGGCCACTGTGGAGCGGGATCTCCGCATTGGCAGGCGCTTCCGGGAACAGCCTCTGCTCTTTGAGCTGCTAAAGTTGGTAGCAGCTGCTCCCCCAGCCCTGTGCTACTGCTCTGTGCTGCTGCGGGGGCTGCTGGCTGCCCTCTTGGGCCACTGGGAAGCCTCTCGCCACCCTGACACAACCCATTCCCCCTGGCACCTGGAGGCATCCTGCACCTTGGTGGCTGTCATGGCTGAGGGAAGCCTCCTGCCACCAGCCCTGGGGAATATGCACGAGGTATTTAGTCAACTGGCACCTTTTGAAGTGCGTCTGCTGCTGCTCAGTGTCTGGGGCTTTCTCCGGGAGCATGGGCCCTTGCCCCAGAAGTTCATCTTCCAGTCGGAGCGTGGTCGCTTCATCCGGGACTTCTCTAGGGAGGGTGGGGGTGAAGGTGGACCCCATCTGGCTGTGCTGCACAGTGTCCTCCACCGCAACATTGACCGCCTGGGCCTCTTCTCTGGCCGTTTCCAGGCACCTTTACCGTCCACTCTCCGGCAGGGCACATAG